AGGCAAGGGCATGACTGGGTGTTTTGTTGGCAAAATGAACCGCCCGATAAAAAAAGTCGGAATTAGTAAGCAGGTAGAGCGTTGGGTAGGTCGCCAGTTGAGACAGGGTGCCGAATCCTAGAAAAAGGAGGAAGTAGAGCTGTAGATGACGTTTTTTAACATGGCCAATTTCGTGGGCCATTACCGCCTCTATCTCAGCTGGTGATAAGGCCCTAAGAAGTGCTGGGGTGACCAGCAGATAACGGAACTGTTTGATCAGCCCCATTACCCCGGCGGTGAGTGCCTGTCCTTCAAATAATGGCCAGATCATGATGTCTTTGTATTTAACATTCTGCGAGCGGCAGAATGTCTCAATCCGCTCTCGAGCTGGTCCTGCCGGCATGGTTGTGCAGCCCCAGAGTTTAGTAATTACTAACGGAAATACTACCGCTAGGCAGATGAAAAATAGGATGAAAATTGTCTCTTCACCCCAGGCGGAGGCGAGTAAATCCTTGACTATTGGTACAGAGGCAAGCTGTAGAAGGTCAGCCAGCAGGGACAATAGCAGCCAGGGCAGGATAATGGGCAGGTTGGTTTTGATATTGGTAAGCACAAAGGCCTGGTGATTTTCCTTTTGGCCGAACGAGGT
The Desulfobulbaceae bacterium genome window above contains:
- a CDS encoding M48 family metalloprotease, with translation MIYNNLIYFLVVILILTTNSAPDQPQFSLTTILAVFFAKAVLYRWTLNRIFNKKKSYNASHYSAAERKGAILAIAIFSIDVYLLDCQYFFGLLPLTDKLPVITSFTSLLLFTFYLTLLWDAAAHSYQTSFGQKENHQAFVLTNIKTNLPIILPWLLLSLLADLLQLASVPIVKDLLASAWGEETIFILFFICLAVVFPLVITKLWGCTTMPAGPARERIETFCRSQNVKYKDIMIWPLFEGQALTAGVMGLIKQFRYLLVTPALLRALSPAEIEAVMAHEIGHVKKRHLQLYFLLFLGFGTLSQLATYPTLYLLTNSDFFYRAVHFANKTPSHALA